ATCCGGCGACTCCATTATGAATATATGTTATGTCTATATTGGTAGTAATCTAAACAACTGACTAGGCCTGCTTGGCCTAGTTTTTGTTTAGTTATTGCCCTTCTTACACAGGTTTTGGTAGCTACCCACTGGTAGTGGTTTCCTGCGTACGATGTTAGTTTAGCTAAGCTCTTATTTACACCTAACTTTTGTAATCCCCATTGTCTCTTGGAGGGAACCTTCCACATCTTCCAGACGATGGTTCGCAATCGCGTTCTTAAATGGGCGTCGATCCGTTCCATCTTGGCTTTCATGGACGAGCTGGAAAAGTAATTTATCCATCCGCGGATGACTTCATTTAACTTTTCCAGCCTCTTTCTAAAGTTTATTGACCATTTTCTTTGAGTTAACATTTTGAGTTTTTTCTCGAATTTTCGGACAGAGTCCTCATGAGGTCGGCTCATCCAGCTTTTGGCTTTAGTGTCGTAATAGAAACTAAATCCTAAATATTTTAGCTGGCTGGGCCGCGTAACCTTTGATTTGGTTCCATTAACTTTTAGCCCTAACTTATTTTCAATCCAACGAATGACTGAATGCATCACTCGATTGGCACTTGTTCGGCTTTTAACCATGATGAGACAATCATCGGCGTATCTCACAAAGGCGAGCCCTCGGCTCTCAAGCTCTTTGTCCAGTTCATTTAGCATGATATTACTAAGAATGGGCGATAAATTCCCTCCTTGTGGGGCTCCTCGATCCGTTGGGTGGTATTCATCGGCGACCATGACACCTGCTTTGAGATATTTTCGAATAAGCGATTCTGTGTCTCCGTCTTGGATCATACGATGTACAAGACTCATCAGCCGGTCTTGAGGAACGTTATCAAAGAATTTTTCTAGATCTATATCAACGATCCATTGATAACCTTCATTGATCGTCTTCAATAATTGATTGACGGCCATTTCACAATTTCTGTTCGGACGAAATCCATAGCTAAATTCCGAAAAGTGGGATTCGCATATGGGTGTTATAACCTGAACAATGGCCTGCTGAATCACGCGGTCTATTGTTGTAGGTATACCGAGTTTTCGTTTCCCACCATCTGACTTTGGGATCCCAACTCTCTTTACAGGTTGGGGCTTGTAGTGTCGCTCTCTTATTTGTTGACAGATCGTTGCCCAGTTGTCTTGAATATAGGCATGAAGCTCGTCGAGCGTGACTTCGTCAACGCCGCTGGCTCCTTTATTTGCCCGGACTTTTTTATAAGCCTCATTCATATTTTGCCGGTCAAGGATACGTTCTAACATCTTCGACATAATGTGCGCGACTCCTTTCCGCTTTTAAGTATTCGTCTTAGATTGGCGTAGCTACCGACTCATTTACGTTTTGTCTACCACTACTATCAGACAGTACTTAAAACATACATTTTGTGTTGCACTATTCCATGGTTCAGTCCTTCGGAAACATGGTTTCCTACTATGACATCTGCTGACTTCTCACTATTCGTTGTTACTACTAAATCGTTAGTGAGACCTCACGGGATAAGTGTTATCTCTTTCCTCGTTTACCCATAAGGTTTACGCCACAAGATTACGGTTACCTTTTGGACTTTATCGCCTTTAGCCGACTTATCCGCTCGTAGCGCCTTCCTACCTTATTCCTGTTCGTTGGGCCACGATTTCGCTATTGCTTCCTCTCTCCCGTGCCTCACAGCACGAAACTTGCAAGTCGCTTTGGGATTCGTTGGTAACGACGCTCCACAGAGACTTTCACTCTAGACATAACACATGCCCGTCATACTAAAAAAAAAAAAAAAAAAAAACCGAGCAAAGCGAATTATATCGCCTTACTCGGTCTTTATAATCCAAGTTTAGTTTTCTTCACTTGGATTATTTTTTTCAACTTCATCTTTTAGATCTTCTACTGAATCATCAAAATCTTCTTTGATATCTTCATGTTCAGCAGCCAAGTTATCTTTTGTTTCGTTTGTTACTTCATCTGCTTGCTCTTTGGCATCTTGCGCAATGGAGCTTCCTTGCTCAGCACCTTCAGCTACTGTATCTTGAACGGCATCTGAAGTATCTTTCACGTCGATAATGATATCTTCTGCTGTATCTTGAACTTGGTCAGAGACATCGTCTGCTGTATCTTTTGCATCTTCTGCTATATCACTTGCTAAATCAGCATAATCTGATGCAGCATCAGAAACTGTGTCTTTCACATCGTCTGCTGTATCTTTTGTCTTGCTTTTCATTGAACCAGCAAGCTCACTTGCTTGTTTACTAAGATCATCTGCTTTTTCTTTAGCAAGGTCAGTTAAGTCACTGCCTTTATCCTTTGCAATATCAGTATAATCTGAAGCAGCGTCTAAAGCATGATCTACTTGTTTTGCTAATTTTTCACGCAATTCTTTGCCTGATTCAGGTGCTAATAACAAAGCGGTCACTGCAGCGGCAGTTCCTCCAACCACGGCACCTAGTAAAAATCCATCTTTTTTTCCCATGAAAATCCCTCCAATTATTCTTCTTTATTACGTTGTTTAAAAAACTTCATTGCAGTTTTTCCGACTTTTCCAGCAACGGTTGTTTGTGCTGTTGTTTTTCCTAAATCATTAATTCTTGAAACAAGATTTTTTCCAGAAGCATTTAATTCTGAAATACTGGTACTTAGATCAGCAATGGCAGTAAATAGTGGGTCGATAGTAGCAACTTTTTTATTTACATCTGAGAATAACTCATTTCCTTTTGTTAATAACCCTTCCACTTCTCGTGAAAGTAAATCAACATCTTTTGTTACTACCTCTATCGTATTATTCGCTTCTTCTACTGTTTTTTCAACAGAAGCTACTGTCTTTTCAACTTTCATCAATAACTTTACCAAAAAGATGACAAGCACTGCAAACGCGATAGCGGCGATTAGACCGGCAATACCTCCAGCAGTCATACCAAAACCCCTTTCCTATTTTCTTAATATATATAAGCATATCATTTTCAAAATTTTAAAACAAATAATAATCGTTTTAATTGTTGATTTTTTTCGGCAAACTAGCGGATAATATTTAGCCACTTAAAAGGTAAAAATATTCGCTTATAGTTATTGTTTTTTATCCTTGTTTGTTTTATTTTCTGTAGAGTGATTTGCTTGTTTCTTTTGGTTCAATTGGTTTCCAAGCTCAATAATATAATCGGATAAGTCATCTTTAATTTGCGGATGAACAAGACCATATTCAATGCTTGTCTTCATAAAACCAAACTTATCACCAACATCAAATCGTTTGCCTCTAAACTCACGAGCAAACACACGCTGCGTTTTGTTCGGGGATTTGACACTTCATTTTTAGCATGCTTCATTAAAAGCCTATCAAACAGGCTTTTTTTTATGATTTTTTTGTCAAGTTTTTAATTTTATTTGTAGCAATATGTAGTAATGTATGGTATAATGAAGAAAAGAAGGTGATGGAATGCGCGTCCAAGTATCAAAATCCAAAAATTCGGAGTCGCTCTATATCTCAAAAGCCGTTCGTATCGATGGCAAGAGTACGTCGAAAGTGGTGGAAAGATTAGGAACCCTCGAAGAAGTGAAGCAAAAGGCCCAAGGACAAGATCCCTATGAATGGGCTCGTGAACGCGCTAAGGTACTGACCGAACAAGAAAAAAATCAAGCTCGCGAGGTTTTAGTGAAGTTTTCTCCTCATAAGCAGATTTCAGCGAATCAACAGGTCTCTTTCAATGGCGGTTATCTTTTCCTGCAACAATTGTATTACCAACTCGGACTGGATAAAATTTGCGCTACCATTCAAAGCCAATATAAAACGACTTTTGATCTCAACGCCGTGCTTTCTCAACTAATTTATTCGCGTATTCTTTTCCCTGGTTCGAAACAACAAGCGTTTCATAAAAAAGACAAATACCTTGAGTCGCCGTCTCTAGACCTCCAACATTTTTATCGTGCGTTAGAAATCCTAGCCAAAGAAAACGACCTAATTCAAGCACAACTTTATAAAAACAGCCGCAAAGTGGTCGATCGTAACACCCAAATTCTTTATTATGACTGTACGAATTTCTTCTTTGAAATTGAGCAAGAAGATCCCTTTCGAAAATACGGCAAGTCGAAAGAAAATCGCCCCAACCCAATTGTTCAGATGGGCTTATTTATCGATGGCAACGGCGTTCCCCTGGCTTTTGACTTAAGCAGTGGCAACACCAATGAACAAGGGACGTTAAAACCGTTGGAAAAGAAAATCTTGCAAGATTTCTCCCTTTCGAAAATGGTGATTTGTACAGACGCGGGGTTATCCTCGACCGAAAACCGAAAATTCAACAACGTTCAAAATCGAGCCTTTATCACCACGCAGTCGGTCAAAAAATTGAAAAAAGCATTTGAAAGATTGGGCCTTAGGACAGACCGGATGGAAAATTGTAGGCGATTCTTCTTCGAAAGAATATACGCTAAGAGAAGTAGACGCCTTAGGCGCTAAAAAGCAGACCTTTTTTAAAGAACGTTGGATTCATGAAGACGGCTTAGAACAACGCATGATCGTTTCCTATTCTTTAAAATATAAAGAATACCAAGAAAAAATACGTCAACGACAAGTCGAACGCGCGGAAAAACTCATTCAGTCCGGACAGAAATTACCCAAAAAGAAAAATTCCAACGACGTCAAACGTTTTATCAAACGAACATCGGTCACCCAAGAAGGAGAAAAAGCGGAAAAAGACGTGTTATCACTCGACACGTCTGTCATCGAAGAAGAAGCACGCTATGATGGGTTTTATGCCGTTTGTACGAATTTGAACGATCCCGTGGAAAAGATCATTCAAGTGAACCACCAACGATGGGAAATCGAAGAAACCTTTCGCATCATGAAAAGTGAATTTGATGCTCGGCCCGTTTATCTCAGTCGAGAAGATCGTATCCGTGCGCATTTCATTACTTGTTTTATGGCCATGATGATTTTTCGTCTCTTAGAAAAACGCTTAGATTCGCCGGATAGCTATTGTGAAATCATTGAAACGTTAAGAGAAATGAACTTTTATCAAATTACAGGCGAAGGCGTTATTCCGACTTATACGAGAACCGATCTCACCGATCGACTCCATGAGCAAGCCGGCTTTCGAACCGATTATCAAATTTTGCCGCAAAAAAGTTTGAAAAAAATTTTTAAGCAAACCAAATCGGGAAATATTACTACATTTTGAAACCTACGATAAAAGGCTTAAACCCTTGATAAAATAAGGGTCTAAGTCTTTTTTTCTATTATAAGTGTTAAATTCAGGATTTTCAAAATTTTAAAACAAATAATAATCGTTTTAATTGTTGATTTTTTTCGGCAAACTAGCGGATAATATTTAGCCACTTAAAAGGTAAAAATATTCGCTTATAGTTATTGTTTTTTATCCTTGTTTGTTTTATTTTCTGTAGAGTGATTTGCTTGTTTCTTTTGGTTCAATTGGTTTCCAAGCTCAATAATATAATCGGATAAGTCATCTTTAATTTGCGGATGAACAAGACCATATTCAATGCTTGTCTTCATAAAACCAAACTTATCACCAACATCAAATCGTTTGCCTCTAAACTCACGAGCAAACACACGCTGCGTTTTGTTCAAAATATCGATAGCATCAGTCAGTTGAACTTCTCCTCCAGCGCCAGGTGCTAGATTTTCTAAAATCGTAAAAATTTCTGGGGTTAGTAAATAACGTCCAATAATCGCCAAATCACTTGGGGCTACTTCTGGTTCAGGTTTTTCAACAAAATTATTGACGTTGTACAAGCCATCTTCTACTTGTCTTTCTGGGTTGATAATGCCGTACTTAGATGTGTCTTCATGAGGAACATCCATTACTGCAATTGTTGAAGCATGTGTTTTTTCGTAATCATCCATCAATTGTCTACTAAGTGGAACTTGATCTTCCATCAAATCATCACCTAGCATAACCACAAAAGGCTCATTTCCTACAAATGCTTTAGCTTGTAAAATAGCATGGCCAAGTCCTTTGGGATGAGATTGACGAATAAAATGTAGGTTAACATCAGTGGTTTCTTCCACTAATTTTAGCAAGTCGTCTTTCCCTTTTTCTCTTAAACTCATTTCTAATTCTAAATTGGCATCGAAGTGATCTTCAATGGGGCGTTTCCCCTTACCAGTAACAATTAAAATATCTTCAATCCCAGAATTTAACGCCTCTTCTACGATAAATTGAATCGTTGGTTTATCGACAATAGGAAGCATTTCCTTAGCCATTGCCTTTGTCGTAGGCAAAAAGCGAGTACCCAAACCAGCGGCTGGAATGACTGCTTTTCTTACTTTCATTCAAAAGAACTCCTTTAATACTTATTTTTAGGAAAACTCATTTTCTACTTTTCCATCACGCATCATAATTTCTCTAGCTGCTTGATCAATGTCTTTATCTTCATAAAGAACACGATAGATTGTTTCGGTTATGGGCATATCCACGCCTAAGTGTTCTGCTAATTCCATGGCTGCTTTTGTTGTAGACACACCTTCAATAACCATTCCCATGTTATCTACTACATCTTGTAGTTTTTGTCCTTTTCCAAGCATGTTACCTGCACGCCAGTTCCGTGAATGAACACTTGTACAAGTCACAATTAAATCCCCTACACCACTTAAACCACTAAATGTTAATGGGTCTGCGCCCATCGCTACACCTAAACGGCTAATTTCAGCTAGTCCTCGTGTCATAATTGCTGCTTTAGCGTTATCTCCAAACCCAAGTCCTGCAATTGCTCCAGAACCAATGGCAATAATATTTTTTAAAGCGGCGCCTGTTTCAACACCTACTACATCGTTATTTGTGTAAATTCGTAAATAGCCATTCATAAAGGTTTGTTGAACATATTTCGCCGCTTTGTCATCCGAACTTGCAGCAGTAATTGTGGTAATATCATGCACAGCAACTTCTTCTGCGTGACTTGGTCCAGATAAAACAACAAGTCCTTTTCTTTTTTCTACAGGAAACTCTTCATCAATTACCTCAGAAATTCGTTTATGGCTCCCTTGTTCTAAGCCTTTTGAAGCATGTACAATATAAGGTTTATTTTCAACAATCGTAGCTAATTGCTTAGCCACACTACGAATCGCTTTTGTAGGTACCACTAATAAAATAGCATCGGCATCTGCGACCGCTGTTTTTAAATCTTTCTGCCCTTTAATATTTTCTGGGAGTTTTAAATCGGGCAAGTAATGTCGATTGGTATAGTAAGTATTAATTTCATCGATTTGAGCCGGATTATCTCCCCATAAATTTACTTCATGACCATTTTCGGATAATACTTGGGCTAAAGCTGTTCCCCAAGACCCGGGGCCTAACACAGTAATCTTTTGTTTCAATAGTGAAACCTCCTCGTAAAATATATTTATAAGCATCATCTCTGATGCAAACATTCTGGTTC
This region of Tetragenococcus osmophilus genomic DNA includes:
- the galU gene encoding UTP--glucose-1-phosphate uridylyltransferase GalU; its protein translation is MKVRKAVIPAAGLGTRFLPTTKAMAKEMLPIVDKPTIQFIVEEALNSGIEDILIVTGKGKRPIEDHFDANLELEMSLREKGKDDLLKLVEETTDVNLHFIRQSHPKGLGHAILQAKAFVGNEPFVVMLGDDLMEDQVPLSRQLMDDYEKTHASTIAVMDVPHEDTSKYGIINPERQVEDGLYNVNNFVEKPEPEVAPSDLAIIGRYLLTPEIFTILENLAPGAGGEVQLTDAIDILNKTQRVFAREFRGKRFDVGDKFGFMKTSIEYGLVHPQIKDDLSDYIIELGNQLNQKKQANHSTENKTNKDKKQ
- a CDS encoding DUF948 domain-containing protein, producing MTAGGIAGLIAAIAFAVLVIFLVKLLMKVEKTVASVEKTVEEANNTIEVVTKDVDLLSREVEGLLTKGNELFSDVNKKVATIDPLFTAIADLSTSISELNASGKNLVSRINDLGKTTAQTTVAGKVGKTAMKFFKQRNKEE
- the ltrA gene encoding group II intron reverse transcriptase/maturase, with product MSKMLERILDRQNMNEAYKKVRANKGASGVDEVTLDELHAYIQDNWATICQQIRERHYKPQPVKRVGIPKSDGGKRKLGIPTTIDRVIQQAIVQVITPICESHFSEFSYGFRPNRNCEMAVNQLLKTINEGYQWIVDIDLEKFFDNVPQDRLMSLVHRMIQDGDTESLIRKYLKAGVMVADEYHPTDRGAPQGGNLSPILSNIMLNELDKELESRGLAFVRYADDCLIMVKSRTSANRVMHSVIRWIENKLGLKVNGTKSKVTRPSQLKYLGFSFYYDTKAKSWMSRPHEDSVRKFEKKLKMLTQRKWSINFRKRLEKLNEVIRGWINYFSSSSMKAKMERIDAHLRTRLRTIVWKMWKVPSKRQWGLQKLGVNKSLAKLTSYAGNHYQWVATKTCVRRAITKQKLGQAGLVSCLDYYQYRHNIYS
- a CDS encoding NAD(P)H-dependent glycerol-3-phosphate dehydrogenase, producing the protein MKQKITVLGPGSWGTALAQVLSENGHEVNLWGDNPAQIDEINTYYTNRHYLPDLKLPENIKGQKDLKTAVADADAILLVVPTKAIRSVAKQLATIVENKPYIVHASKGLEQGSHKRISEVIDEEFPVEKRKGLVVLSGPSHAEEVAVHDITTITAASSDDKAAKYVQQTFMNGYLRIYTNNDVVGVETGAALKNIIAIGSGAIAGLGFGDNAKAAIMTRGLAEISRLGVAMGADPLTFSGLSGVGDLIVTCTSVHSRNWRAGNMLGKGQKLQDVVDNMGMVIEGVSTTKAAMELAEHLGVDMPITETIYRVLYEDKDIDQAAREIMMRDGKVENEFS
- a CDS encoding YtxH domain-containing protein, giving the protein MGKKDGFLLGAVVGGTAAAVTALLLAPESGKELREKLAKQVDHALDAASDYTDIAKDKGSDLTDLAKEKADDLSKQASELAGSMKSKTKDTADDVKDTVSDAASDYADLASDIAEDAKDTADDVSDQVQDTAEDIIIDVKDTSDAVQDTVAEGAEQGSSIAQDAKEQADEVTNETKDNLAAEHEDIKEDFDDSVEDLKDEVEKNNPSEEN